A genomic stretch from Deltaproteobacteria bacterium includes:
- a CDS encoding DUF4143 domain-containing protein, with protein sequence MAYSSRIVDGELDVLLAGLPAISMEGPKAVGKTETALRRAGTVHRLDDPEQLQIAQAAPDRLVGGEPPVLIDEWQRLPTSWDLVRRAVDAGSGPASFLLTGSMAPREAPVHSGAGRIVTVRMRPMSLAERWPETPAVSLARLLKGRARPPVEGATERTLADYADEIVRSGFPAIRQLSGRLLRAQLDGYLDRIVERDFAESGHRVRERGGLRRWLTAYAAASSTTATFETIRDAASAGTGDRPAKTTTLPFRATLEHLWMIEEVPAWTPVRSRLRRLASSPVHQLADPALAARLLGVDVDALIEGASAGPAMPRDGTLLGALFESLVTLSVRVYAQAAKARVYHLRTRAGEREVDLIVERGDGRVLALEVKLAATVRDEDLRHLHWLADRIGGELLDAVVITTGREAYRREDGIAVVPAALLGP encoded by the coding sequence ATGGCGTATTCATCCAGGATCGTGGACGGGGAGCTCGACGTCCTCCTGGCGGGCCTGCCGGCGATCTCGATGGAGGGCCCCAAGGCCGTGGGGAAGACCGAGACCGCGCTGCGTCGCGCGGGCACGGTCCACCGGCTCGACGACCCCGAGCAGCTGCAGATCGCGCAGGCCGCCCCCGACCGGCTGGTGGGAGGTGAGCCGCCGGTGCTCATCGACGAGTGGCAGCGGCTGCCCACCTCCTGGGATCTGGTCCGGCGGGCCGTCGATGCGGGCAGCGGACCGGCGAGCTTCCTGCTCACGGGTTCGATGGCGCCGCGGGAGGCCCCGGTCCACTCGGGGGCCGGTCGCATCGTCACGGTCCGGATGCGGCCGATGTCGTTGGCCGAGCGGTGGCCCGAGACGCCGGCCGTCAGCCTGGCGAGGCTCCTGAAGGGCCGGGCGCGACCTCCGGTGGAGGGAGCGACCGAGCGCACCCTTGCCGACTACGCGGACGAGATCGTGCGCTCGGGCTTCCCCGCGATCCGTCAGCTCTCGGGCCGCCTGCTGCGCGCCCAGCTCGATGGTTATCTCGATCGGATCGTCGAGCGCGACTTCGCCGAGTCGGGGCACCGGGTCCGGGAGCGGGGGGGCCTGCGCCGGTGGCTCACCGCCTATGCCGCGGCGAGCTCGACCACGGCCACCTTCGAGACGATCCGGGATGCGGCCTCGGCCGGCACCGGCGACCGGCCCGCGAAGACCACGACGCTGCCCTTCCGGGCGACCCTCGAGCACCTCTGGATGATCGAGGAGGTCCCGGCCTGGACGCCGGTCCGCAGCCGCCTGCGCCGGCTCGCCTCGTCGCCGGTGCACCAGCTGGCCGACCCGGCCCTGGCCGCTCGCCTCCTGGGGGTCGACGTCGACGCGCTCATCGAGGGGGCGAGCGCCGGACCGGCGATGCCGCGGGATGGCACCCTGCTCGGGGCGCTCTTCGAATCGCTGGTCACCCTCTCGGTGCGGGTCTACGCCCAGGCCGCCAAGGCCCGGGTGTATCACCTCCGCACCCGCGCCGGCGAGCGGGAGGTCGATCTGATCGTCGAGCGGGGCGACGGCCGGGTGCTGGCCCTCGAGGTGAAGCTGGCGGCGACGGTCCGCGACGAGGACCTCAGGCATCTGCACTGGCTCGCCGATCGCATCGGCGGCGAGCTCCTCGATGCCGTGGTCATCACGACCGGCCGAGAGGCCTACCGGCGAGAGGACGGAATTGCCGTCGTGCCGGCGGCGTTGCTGGGGCCTTGA
- a CDS encoding HNH endonuclease: MKAFIGITDGDWYRHLAAKPDLDEANFWKPGGKTTFKAVEPGGLFLFKLHAPHHYIVGGGHFAHFSIVPLYLAWEAFGEANGAVTRAEMHARIAKYRRDDPGPNPDIGCILLTQTFFLPENQWIPAPADWPRNTVQGKTYNLTVGEGARLHEQLQLARRDGALLATEAPDQHPGWGPERLVRQRLGQRSFRILVTDTYGRRCAVTGERTLPALEAAHIKEFASGGPHAADNGLLLRRDLHALYDSGYLTFTPDHHIEVSGKIREEFENGRDYYAKHGELLRLPDRPDLRPNPEYLRWHNDHRYLG; this comes from the coding sequence ATGAAGGCCTTCATCGGCATCACCGACGGCGACTGGTATCGCCACCTCGCGGCCAAGCCAGACCTCGATGAGGCGAACTTCTGGAAGCCGGGGGGCAAGACGACCTTCAAGGCAGTCGAGCCTGGAGGGCTATTCCTCTTCAAGCTGCATGCGCCCCACCACTACATCGTGGGTGGCGGACACTTTGCGCATTTCTCGATCGTGCCGCTCTACCTGGCCTGGGAGGCCTTCGGCGAGGCCAACGGCGCCGTGACCCGCGCTGAGATGCACGCACGGATTGCGAAGTACAGGCGTGATGATCCGGGCCCGAACCCGGATATCGGCTGCATCCTGCTGACCCAGACCTTCTTCCTGCCAGAGAACCAGTGGATCCCAGCCCCTGCGGACTGGCCGCGGAACACGGTCCAGGGGAAGACCTACAACCTCACGGTCGGCGAAGGCGCTCGACTCCATGAACAGCTGCAGCTGGCGAGGCGCGACGGCGCCTTGCTGGCGACGGAGGCACCCGACCAGCACCCCGGATGGGGTCCAGAGCGACTGGTGCGACAGAGGCTGGGTCAGCGGAGCTTTCGCATCCTGGTCACCGACACTTACGGGCGCCGCTGCGCGGTCACCGGAGAGCGCACCCTGCCCGCCCTGGAAGCGGCCCACATCAAGGAATTCGCCTCGGGAGGTCCCCATGCCGCTGACAACGGCCTGCTCCTGCGCCGGGACCTCCACGCCCTCTACGACTCCGGCTACCTGACCTTCACCCCGGACCACCACATCGAGGTCAGCGGCAAGATCCGCGAGGAGTTCGAGAACGGACGCGACTACTACGCCAAGCATGGCGAGCTGCTACGGCTGCCTGACCGCCCGGACCTGCGGCCCAACCCTGAGTACCTCCGGTGGCACAATGACCACCGGTACCTGGGCTGA
- a CDS encoding DUF3427 domain-containing protein, translating to MPTKLIPGLYEDLITTDLASKVTEAREQGWLIEDARCEPELRAELLAQHIYHHALRVLRDKKGKSADVLRDQVKLTNRLLAVLEKHKRPVVTSGDRVEKVPEILREARPKPKEALATLGCTPRPSLSLRSSGLMVNGHHDYQIGHEVAREAESADRIDLLCAFVRFAGLRLVLPQLRAFVKRGGDLRVITSVYTGSTEKKALDALHELGAKVKVSYETAQTRLHAKAWLFERHTGLSTAYIGSSNLTHSALVDGLEWNVRLTAADNEPLLERFRATFDQYWESEEFAPYAPDRDGERLASALEKERAPRGDGWAPFDLLASLSIDVAPKPHQAEVLEALQAERSRGHHRNLVVAATGTGKTWIAAFDYARLREQGYEKLLFVAHREEILRQSQQVFRVVLADGQFGGQLVGGQRPADGRHVFASIQSLKNQLEDLRADEFDVVIVDEFHHAAAKTYRELLEHLEPSVLLGLTATPERMDGKSILEWFDNRIASESRLWNALDEGLLCPFHYFGVADGTDLSGVTFSQGRYSQGELEDIYTGDDIRLKRILQAVDRYTANTGQMRALGFCVGVENAKFMAERFRKAGLPSVALHGGSSKQERVSAIQKLRSGALRCIFTVDLFNEGVDIPEVDTVLMLRPTESATVFLQQLGRGLRWARNKSVLTVLDFVGHAHSDFRFDLRFRALVGGTRREVAKAVEAGFPLLPPGCAIQLEREAQDAILENLRSAIQNLRAQLVDDLKALGPDSGLREFLRRSEKDLQDVYTRPSSNHCFTDLHRRAGHLPREKSDQEKALERYAGRALHIDDPVRLNAWLSWLANKKPLSVKPLNTRQGRLLAMLYATLGHRKRPIVEMVATFQELWSTPQLKREFVDLFEILADASRVDAQPLDPKGRVPLCSHASYSLYEAIAAYGLVGPESGALRETREGIVWADEDKTGLLFITLDKSESDYSPTTRYADYPISPELFHWETQNSTTPSSNVGKRYIEHRYCGTRIVLFVRQRKKDDRGETMPYTCLGYANYVTHESERPMRITWKLERPMPAWLYQAGKLAAA from the coding sequence ATGCCTACGAAACTCATCCCGGGACTCTACGAAGATCTGATCACGACCGACCTGGCTTCCAAGGTCACAGAGGCTCGAGAGCAGGGCTGGCTAATCGAGGACGCTCGATGCGAGCCCGAGTTGAGGGCCGAGCTGCTCGCGCAGCACATCTACCATCACGCGCTTCGGGTTCTGCGCGACAAGAAGGGGAAGTCTGCCGACGTACTTCGAGATCAGGTGAAGCTGACGAATCGTCTGCTCGCGGTTCTCGAGAAGCACAAGCGTCCAGTCGTCACATCGGGGGATCGGGTCGAAAAAGTACCAGAGATCCTGCGAGAGGCTCGACCGAAGCCAAAGGAGGCTCTCGCAACACTCGGTTGCACTCCAAGGCCCAGCCTATCGCTCCGTAGCAGCGGCCTGATGGTGAACGGCCACCACGACTACCAGATCGGACACGAGGTAGCGCGAGAGGCCGAGAGTGCCGATCGGATCGACTTGCTCTGCGCATTTGTGAGGTTCGCGGGCCTCCGCTTGGTGCTGCCCCAGCTGCGTGCTTTCGTGAAGCGGGGAGGTGACCTGAGGGTCATCACGAGCGTCTATACCGGCTCCACCGAGAAGAAAGCGCTAGACGCGCTCCATGAGCTCGGCGCCAAGGTCAAAGTCTCGTACGAGACCGCCCAGACTCGTCTCCATGCGAAAGCGTGGCTCTTCGAACGGCATACGGGCCTTTCGACCGCGTACATCGGTTCATCAAACCTGACGCATTCTGCGCTAGTCGATGGTCTGGAGTGGAACGTGCGGCTCACGGCCGCCGACAACGAGCCACTCCTCGAGCGTTTCCGAGCCACGTTTGACCAGTACTGGGAGTCAGAAGAGTTTGCCCCCTACGCGCCGGATAGGGATGGGGAGCGGCTGGCGTCTGCACTTGAGAAAGAGAGGGCACCCAGGGGGGACGGCTGGGCTCCATTCGATCTCCTGGCGTCATTGTCGATCGACGTCGCGCCGAAGCCCCACCAGGCCGAGGTTCTCGAAGCCCTCCAGGCCGAACGTTCGCGAGGCCATCATCGGAATCTCGTCGTGGCAGCCACTGGCACCGGCAAGACCTGGATCGCGGCATTCGACTACGCCCGACTTCGGGAACAAGGCTACGAGAAGCTCCTCTTCGTGGCTCACCGAGAGGAGATCCTGCGGCAAAGCCAGCAGGTCTTCCGGGTCGTCCTTGCGGATGGCCAGTTCGGCGGCCAGCTGGTCGGAGGACAGCGACCGGCAGATGGTCGCCACGTGTTTGCCTCGATTCAGTCGTTGAAGAACCAGCTAGAGGATCTGCGGGCTGATGAGTTTGACGTGGTCATCGTGGACGAGTTCCATCACGCGGCGGCGAAGACCTACAGGGAGCTGCTGGAGCACTTGGAACCGAGCGTTCTACTGGGACTGACCGCTACTCCCGAACGCATGGACGGGAAGTCGATCCTCGAGTGGTTCGACAACCGCATCGCGAGCGAGTCGAGGCTGTGGAATGCCCTCGATGAGGGCCTCCTATGCCCGTTCCACTACTTCGGAGTTGCAGATGGCACGGACTTGTCGGGCGTCACCTTCAGCCAGGGGCGCTATAGCCAGGGCGAGCTAGAGGACATCTACACCGGGGACGACATCCGCCTGAAACGCATCCTTCAAGCAGTCGATCGATACACTGCAAACACAGGCCAGATGCGTGCCCTTGGATTCTGCGTCGGGGTTGAGAACGCGAAGTTCATGGCTGAGCGTTTCAGGAAGGCGGGGCTGCCTTCAGTCGCACTTCACGGTGGCTCTTCCAAACAAGAGAGAGTGAGCGCAATCCAGAAGCTTCGCTCCGGCGCGCTGCGGTGCATTTTCACTGTCGATCTCTTCAACGAAGGCGTCGACATCCCCGAGGTCGATACGGTGTTGATGTTGAGACCCACCGAAAGCGCCACGGTCTTCCTCCAGCAGCTCGGCCGGGGCCTTCGGTGGGCCCGCAACAAGAGCGTCCTGACCGTGCTCGATTTCGTCGGTCACGCGCACAGCGACTTTCGCTTCGACCTGCGCTTCCGTGCCTTGGTGGGTGGAACCCGACGAGAAGTGGCCAAGGCTGTGGAGGCCGGGTTTCCACTGCTGCCGCCAGGGTGTGCGATTCAGCTCGAGAGGGAGGCGCAGGATGCGATTCTGGAGAACCTGAGATCCGCAATACAGAACCTGCGGGCGCAACTCGTCGACGATTTGAAGGCACTGGGGCCCGATTCTGGTCTGCGAGAGTTCCTGCGGCGATCCGAGAAGGATCTCCAAGATGTGTACACTCGACCTTCATCCAATCACTGCTTCACCGACCTTCACAGAAGAGCCGGTCACCTTCCGAGGGAGAAGTCCGACCAAGAAAAGGCCCTAGAGCGATACGCCGGTCGTGCACTCCACATCGACGATCCCGTTCGCTTGAATGCCTGGCTGTCATGGTTGGCGAACAAGAAGCCGCTGTCAGTGAAGCCCTTGAACACGCGTCAGGGCCGTCTCTTGGCGATGCTCTACGCGACTCTCGGCCACCGAAAGCGCCCGATCGTAGAGATGGTCGCCACATTTCAGGAGCTCTGGAGCACCCCACAGCTCAAGCGTGAGTTCGTAGATCTGTTCGAGATTCTTGCTGACGCATCGCGGGTAGACGCCCAACCCCTGGACCCGAAGGGCCGAGTGCCCCTGTGCAGCCACGCCAGCTACTCCCTCTACGAGGCCATTGCCGCCTATGGGCTGGTTGGGCCGGAGTCAGGCGCCCTGCGAGAAACCCGAGAAGGGATTGTCTGGGCCGACGAGGACAAGACTGGGCTGCTGTTCATCACGTTGGACAAGTCTGAATCGGACTACTCGCCGACGACGCGGTATGCCGACTACCCGATCTCGCCAGAGTTGTTCCACTGGGAAACCCAGAACTCCACGACGCCGTCTTCAAATGTCGGAAAGCGGTACATCGAGCACCGGTATTGCGGCACCCGCATTGTCCTCTTCGTCCGTCAGCGGAAGAAGGACGACCGCGGAGAGACCATGCCCTACACCTGCCTCGGATACGCCAACTACGTGACCCATGAGTCGGAACGGCCCATGCGCATCACCTGGAAACTAGAGAGGCCGATGCCGGCGTGGCTCTACCAGGCGGGCAAGTTGGCGGCGGCATAG